In Tamandua tetradactyla isolate mTamTet1 chromosome 7, mTamTet1.pri, whole genome shotgun sequence, the following are encoded in one genomic region:
- the POU6F1 gene encoding POU domain, class 6, transcription factor 1 has translation MDPVAGPEASLTVNEQVIVMSGHETIRVLEVGVDAQAPAEEESKGLEGVAPEGSQSRGPAEASGPAGEAGPDNTDPSAEATEKLLPGIPPSPAPAVATFSQAPSQPQASQTLTPLAVQAAPQVLTQENLATVLTGVMVPAGAVTQPLLIPISIAGQVAGQQGLAVWTIPTATVAALPGLTAASPTGGLFKPPLASLQAAAVLNTALQAPVPAAPVQASSLAQPRPPAQPQTLFQTQPLLQTTPAMLPQPAAATATAAAAPTPKPVDTPPQITVQPAGFAFSPGIISAASLGGQTQILGSLTTAPVIANAIPSMPGISSQILTNAQGQVIGTLPWVVNSASVAAPAPAQSLQVQAVTPQLLLNAQGQVIATLASSPLPPPAAVRKPSTPECPAKSEVQPIQPTPAVPQPAVVITSPAPAAKPSASAPIPITCSETPTVSQLVSKPHTPSLDEDGINLEEIREFAKNFKIRRLSLGLTQTQVGQALTATEGPAYSQSAICRFEKLDITPKSAQKLKPVLEKWLNEAELRNQEGQQNLMEFVGGEPSKKRKRRTSFTPQAIEALNAYFEKNPLPTGQEITEIAKELNYDREVVRVWFCNRRQTLKNTSKLNVFQIP, from the exons ATGGATCCGGTGGCTGGGCCAGAGGCGTCTCTGACTGTCAACGAGCAG GTCATCGTGATGTCAGGCCACGAGACCATCCGAGTGCTGGAAGTTGGTGTGGATGCCCAGGCCCCTGCTGAGGAGGAGAGCAAGGGACTGGAGGGTGTGGCCCCCGAGGGCTCCCAGAGCAGAGGCCCTGCCGAAGCCAGTGGACCTGCTGGTGAAGCTGGGCCAGACAACACAGACCCTTCTGCTGAGGCAACTG AGAAGTTACTCCCGGGGATCCCTCCAAGCCCTGCCCCTGCCGTTGCCACCTTCAGCCAAGCCCCAAGCCAGCCTCAGGCATCACAGACCCTGACGCCACTTGCTGTACAAGCTGCCCCCCAG GTCTTGACTCAGGAAAACTTAGCCACAGTTCTGACAGGAGTTATGGTTCCAGCAGGGGCAGTTACTCAACCTCTTCTTATCCCCATCAGTATTGCAGGTCAAGTGGCTGGTCAGCAGGGGCTGGCCGTGTGGACAATTCCTACAGCAACCGTGGCTGCCCTCCCAGGACTTACCGCTGCTTCTCCTACGGGGGGACTTTTCAAGCCACCTTTAGCCAGTCTCCAAG CAGCTGCTGTGCTGAACACCGCTCTCCAGGCACCCGTACCAGCTGCCCCAGTACAGGCCTCCTCTCTGGCCCAGCCCCGGCCACCAGCCCAGCCCCAGACGCTGTTCCAGACCCAACCACTGCTGCAGACCACGCCTGCTATGCTACCGCAGCCCGCTGCTGccaccgccaccgccgccgctgcccccacccccaagccagTGGACACCCCCCCACAGATCACCGTCCAGCCTGCAGGCTTCGCATTTAGCCCAGGAATC ATCAGTGCTGCCTCCCTCGGGGGACAGACCCAAATCCTGGGCTCCCTCACTACAGCTCCGGTCATTGCCAACGCCATCCCCAGCATGCCAGGGATCAGCAGTCAGATCCTCACCAATGCTCAGGGCCAG GTTATTGGAACACTTCCATGGGTAGTGAACTCGGCTAGCGTGGCAGCCCCTGCACCAGCCCAAAGCCTGCAGGTACAGGCTGTGACCCCCCAGCTGTTGTTGAACGCCCAGGGCCAGGTGATTGCGACCCTGGCCAGCAGCCCTCTGCCTCCACCCGCTGCTGTCCGGAAGCCAAGCACTCCTGAGTGCCCTGCTAAGAGTGAG GTGCAGCCTATCCAGCCCACGCCAGCAGTGCCCCAGCCTGCGGTAGTTAtcaccagcccagccccagcGGCTAAGCCATCTGCCTCTGCTCCCATCCCTATTACCTGCTCAGAGACTCCTACCGTCAGCCAGCTGGTATCCA AGCCACATACTCCAAGTCTGGATGAGGATGGGATCAACTTAGAAGAGATCCGGGAGTTTGCCAAGAACTTTAAGATTCGGCGGCTTTCCCTGGGTCTCACACAGACCCAGGTGGGTCAGGCTCTGACGGCGACAGAAGGCCCAGCCTACAGCCAGTCGGCCATCTGCAG GTTTGAGAAGCTGGACATCACACCGAAGAGTGCACAGAAGCTGAAACCGGTGCTGGAGAAGTGGCTGAATGAGGCTGAACTCCGGAACCAGGAAGGTCAGCAGAACCTGATGGAGTTTGTGGGAGGCGAACCATCCAAGAAACGCAAACGTCGCACCTCCTTTACCCCCCAGGCCATAGAGGCCCTCAACGCCTACTTTGAGAAGAACCCACTGCCCACAGGCCAGGAGATCACGGAGATTGCTAAGGAGCTCAACTATGACCGGGAGGTCGTGCGGGTCTGGTTCTGCAATCGGCGCCAGACACTCAAGAACACCAGCAAGCTGAATGTCTTTCAGATCCCTTAG